Proteins found in one Deltaproteobacteria bacterium genomic segment:
- a CDS encoding outer membrane beta-barrel domain-containing protein, with product MKKTKVSFPHSTLFFLIFFFQHFSFSVYAEKTKDLKDDFKTLGNSPEVSERIKNLNHDQKIRVVQNRLVDRNNRLELALNYAFNGGSDSYVKTQSLGGFLEFHVNPRWSLGFEYQKSYNQLSPEGKNQFDKALAAQKIDPASPEKFPAIDYPLDSNLLKLNFFPIYGKLNLFDMGIAQFDIYMQLGYGSVTLYSGKSNLYSVGLGTGFWLNQWITSRLEVRYLKYNDLLNSEVRNQSNLQALASVGVLLW from the coding sequence ATGAAAAAAACTAAAGTTTCATTTCCTCATTCTACTTTATTCTTCCTTATTTTTTTCTTTCAGCATTTTAGCTTTTCTGTTTATGCAGAAAAAACTAAAGATTTAAAAGATGATTTTAAAACTCTTGGAAACAGCCCAGAAGTATCCGAGCGAATTAAAAATTTAAATCATGATCAAAAAATCCGAGTGGTGCAAAACCGTTTGGTCGACAGGAATAACCGCCTTGAGCTGGCTCTAAACTATGCTTTTAATGGCGGAAGTGATAGCTATGTGAAAACCCAGTCTTTGGGTGGTTTCTTAGAGTTTCATGTGAATCCTCGTTGGTCCCTGGGATTTGAATACCAAAAGTCCTACAATCAACTTTCTCCCGAGGGAAAAAATCAATTTGATAAGGCCTTGGCAGCGCAAAAAATCGATCCTGCGAGCCCTGAAAAATTCCCGGCCATAGATTACCCCTTAGATTCTAACTTGCTTAAACTTAATTTTTTTCCAATTTATGGAAAGCTCAATTTGTTTGATATGGGGATTGCCCAATTTGATATTTACATGCAATTGGGGTACGGAAGCGTCACTCTTTATTCTGGAAAAAGTAATCTCTATTCTGTAGGTTTAGGTACGGGATTTTGGCTTAACCAATGGATCACGAGCCGTTTAGAAGTACGCTATCTTAAGTACAACGACCTTCTCAACAGTGAAGTCCGCAACCAATCCAATCTTCAAGCCCTTGCCAGTGTGGGAGTTCTTCTATGGTAA